The following DNA comes from Deltaproteobacteria bacterium.
CTTTACTTCAGTTACCACAACTTCATTGCCCGGATTAAATTTTCTGTGTTCTTGGCTTAATTTAAATAAATGAATTTTCCGATACTTCTTTTGAATTTTCCCAAGAGGGTTAATCAAGAACGCACTGTTAAAATATTGGCCACCATAGCTCTCTAACATGGAACTTATGATATAAACCTTGCGTTCCACCGCTAAACCCTTGAAATAGTCTAAACATAAATCATTTTCTCGCTGAAGACGCTGTTTTTCTCCTAAAATAAAGCCTGTGGGCCACATTTCTGGGGTCACCAGGAGGTCGGCCCTATAATCCAGATGTTTTACCAGCCGGTGCACCTTATTTAAGGTCAGAAGGGGCTGCCCCTGGGAAGAAGAAAACTGTAGTAAAGATACCCTTAATCGGGTCGGTTTCTTAACCATTTTAGGTTTTTGATTATACCACCCATAAAATCTAATACCTACTAATTTGCTTGACCATTCTGTCGTTCGCTTTATAATTGGCCTTTCTGTAATAATTTTAGGCTTTTAAGGAGGGCTTCCCATGAAATTAATAAAAGGTTTTGGGCTAACAGTCTTAATCTCGTTTCTAATCTTAAGTGTAGGCACGGGTTGTCGAAAAAAAGGCGCTGATTTAAGCGATGGTAGTGGTATTATTAAACAATTAGCGACCATTCATTTCGATTTTGATAGGTCAAACATCCGTTCGGATGCCGTTGGTACTTTGCAAGAAAATGCCAGTTGGTTATCGGCTAACACCAAAGGAACGGTAGTGGTGGAAGGCCATTGTGACAATCGCGGCACCAACGAATATAACTTGGCCTTGGGTGAACGCCGAGCGATTTCTACTAAGAATTATTACATCAATCTTGGTGTCCCAGGGACCCGCATTAATACTATAAGCTATGGCGAAGAACGACCGGTTAACCCTGCAGAGAACGAATCTGCTTGGGCCGAAAATCGTCGTGGTGAGACGATCGTTAAAAAGTAAATTTTTTGGCTAGAAATTTTAACCACAGTTGGGTCTAATAGCGTCCTGAGTAGGTCTGGACCCAACTGTGGTTTTTTATTTGGACGGACTTTTTAAAAAGCTCATCTAAGGAGTAAATATGAAAATCTTGAGACTCACATTTTTTTCTTTGTTATGGACATTTTTAATTGCTTCGAACTTTGGGAATGCAGCCCACGCTGGATATCGGGAAGAGATCGACGCCCTCAAGGCCCAGATTGAAACCTTGCGCGCCAGTAATCAAAACTATGCCAATGTCATCAATTCGATCAATGAAATGCGCCAAGAGCTTCAACTCATCAAAGGGCAGATGGAAACAGCCGGCATGAACAAAGTTGAAAAAGATAGCACTTATAAAGAATTGGAAAATCGAATTTTAGCCCTCGAAAATAAAATAAGCCAACTCCACACCCTATTCTCCGATTTTAAAAAGACCAACGTGCCTTCTACCAGCACTTCTTCAACACCCCCTAGCGCCATTCAAGAATACAACCAATTGTTGGCCCTTTTTGGGCAAGCTAATTATCGCGAGGCCATTAGTGGTTTAATGGGTTTTGCGCAAAAATACCCCAACACGGCCTATGCCCAAGAAGCTCAATATTGGATCGCCGAAGGTTATTTTTCTTTAAATGATTTTGTGAAGGCAATTTCAGAATATCAAAAGTTTGCCGAAGCCAACCCTACTCATGCAAAAACCAAAACTGCCATTTATCGTCAAGGCGTAGCCTTCTTGAATATTAAATCTTACCCCGAGGCCAAACTTTTCTTCCAAAAAGTGATGTCGAGTTTTCCGGGCAGCCCAGAAGCCAATGATTCACGACAACGAATCGTGAGGATTGATCAAATCTTGGGCGGACAAAAAGTCACCCCCTCTACCCCAGCTACTACCAAAACCTCAGCTAATACTGAC
Coding sequences within:
- the bamD gene encoding outer membrane protein assembly factor BamD; the encoded protein is MKILRLTFFSLLWTFLIASNFGNAAHAGYREEIDALKAQIETLRASNQNYANVINSINEMRQELQLIKGQMETAGMNKVEKDSTYKELENRILALENKISQLHTLFSDFKKTNVPSTSTSSTPPSAIQEYNQLLALFGQANYREAISGLMGFAQKYPNTAYAQEAQYWIAEGYFSLNDFVKAISEYQKFAEANPTHAKTKTAIYRQGVAFLNIKSYPEAKLFFQKVMSSFPGSPEANDSRQRIVRIDQILGGQKVTPSTPATTKTSANTDPMGEVL
- the pal gene encoding peptidoglycan-associated lipoprotein Pal; its protein translation is MKLIKGFGLTVLISFLILSVGTGCRKKGADLSDGSGIIKQLATIHFDFDRSNIRSDAVGTLQENASWLSANTKGTVVVEGHCDNRGTNEYNLALGERRAISTKNYYINLGVPGTRINTISYGEERPVNPAENESAWAENRRGETIVKK